One region of Acidobacteriota bacterium genomic DNA includes:
- a CDS encoding type II toxin-antitoxin system PrlF family antitoxin: MKQITTTITQRGQVTIPAEVRRMLGVKPRDKVAFTIEKGEVRLEPVPFSLESAYGSVKPSGRPEDFERITQAAKDSKAEKTGLALENT, translated from the coding sequence ATGAAGCAGATCACGACAACAATTACACAGCGTGGCCAAGTCACCATTCCCGCAGAAGTGCGGCGAATGTTGGGTGTGAAACCCAGGGACAAAGTCGCATTCACCATTGAAAAGGGCGAAGTGCGTCTAGAGCCGGTTCCCTTCAGCCTGGAGTCGGCCTACGGGTCTGTGAAGCCTTCAGGCCGACCCGAAGACTTCGAGAGAATCACCCAGGCGGCCAAGGATTCCAAAGCTGAGAAGACCGGACTGGCGTTGGAAAACACATGA
- a CDS encoding PIN domain-containing protein — translation MKFLDTNVILRYLTRDDEVKAEACYRLFQQVKQGREELFVCEAIVTEVVYVLSSHRAPYRLSHEEIRARLLPILTLRGLKLPQKKVYLRALDLYASSPFLDFEDALTVCHMEQRGITELVSYDRDFDRIGAMRRIAP, via the coding sequence ATGAAGTTCTTGGACACAAACGTCATCCTGCGCTACCTGACTCGTGATGACGAGGTCAAGGCCGAAGCCTGCTATCGCCTCTTTCAGCAAGTCAAACAAGGGCGAGAGGAACTTTTTGTCTGTGAAGCCATCGTTACTGAGGTCGTCTACGTACTATCTTCGCATCGTGCTCCATATCGCCTTAGCCACGAGGAGATCAGAGCCCGGCTCTTGCCGATACTGACCCTCCGAGGGCTGAAGCTCCCACAAAAAAAAGTCTATCTGCGTGCGCTCGATCTCTATGCCTCCTCACCCTTTCTAGACTTCGAGGACGCGTTGACCGTATGCCATATGGAGCAACGGGGGATCACTGAGCTGGTTAGCTACGACAGAGATTTCGACCGGATCGGGGCAATGCGAAGGATCGCCCCATGA
- a CDS encoding three-Cys-motif partner protein TcmP, with the protein MNFSWHPDESPPLIEAHSKAKLDVLRSYLHAYLDRLNINPHREEFKLDLVDGFAGGGTFLDGKEVVSGSPLIMLEESEKAKGRLNRRRTNPLRFDFGYYFVDKEAAHIGHLKKVLDERGYQVDGERIVVINKRFEEVLDDIIAKIRRRQPRAGRSIFLLDQTGFAQVALELVARIFRELPAAEVILTFATDALVNHLAETRSQIKAVAPIDLSEAQIRELIEYRDGDGGRALIQRTLRNHIRTGTRATYDTPFFIRPRRSRRALWFLHLSRHPTARDVMIQRHWEISNTFEHYGPGDFGMLGWEGLHSKTLPLFHFTGHDAEQMRSELLNSLPEKLFGLVSETPITVDTMRHMLANKTAARFSDLDEAVLQLFRERELRILDPDGKVRSHTLRRLRPSDQIALPNTLLLPGISRRR; encoded by the coding sequence GTGAATTTCAGTTGGCATCCTGACGAATCCCCACCTCTGATCGAGGCACACAGCAAGGCAAAGCTCGATGTTTTGCGCAGCTACCTGCACGCCTATCTCGATAGGCTGAACATCAATCCTCATCGCGAAGAATTCAAACTCGATCTTGTTGATGGTTTTGCCGGAGGGGGTACGTTTCTGGACGGCAAAGAGGTAGTTTCGGGATCCCCATTGATCATGCTTGAGGAATCCGAAAAAGCAAAAGGGAGACTGAATCGACGCCGTACTAATCCTCTGCGTTTCGACTTCGGGTACTACTTTGTCGATAAGGAGGCCGCCCATATAGGTCATCTCAAGAAAGTTCTGGATGAACGCGGTTACCAAGTTGATGGGGAACGGATTGTCGTTATTAACAAACGATTCGAGGAAGTGCTTGACGATATCATCGCGAAAATTCGCCGCCGACAACCTCGCGCCGGACGCTCAATTTTTCTTCTTGACCAGACCGGATTCGCACAGGTCGCGCTGGAACTCGTAGCTCGGATTTTTCGTGAACTGCCGGCTGCGGAGGTCATACTTACGTTTGCCACAGATGCGCTCGTCAACCATCTTGCGGAAACACGGTCGCAGATCAAGGCAGTCGCTCCGATCGATTTGTCGGAAGCACAAATACGCGAGTTGATCGAGTACCGGGATGGAGATGGCGGTCGAGCCCTTATTCAGAGAACGTTGCGTAATCATATTCGCACCGGGACGAGAGCGACCTATGATACTCCATTCTTCATCCGACCTCGTCGGTCACGCCGTGCCTTGTGGTTCCTCCATCTGTCGAGACATCCTACTGCGCGCGATGTCATGATTCAGCGGCATTGGGAGATTTCAAATACCTTCGAACACTACGGTCCCGGCGATTTCGGGATGCTGGGATGGGAAGGATTGCACTCCAAGACACTGCCCCTATTCCATTTTACAGGGCATGACGCCGAGCAGATGCGGTCGGAACTTTTGAATTCCCTGCCGGAGAAACTGTTCGGTTTGGTATCCGAAACCCCGATCACCGTTGACACGATGCGGCATATGCTTGCAAACAAGACAGCCGCTCGATTCTCGGATCTTGACGAGGCGGTCCTCCAACTTTTCCGGGAAAGAGAACTTAGAATTTTGGATCCCGATGGCAAAGTGCGCTCCCATACTCTGAGACGTCTTCGGCCTTCCGATCAGATTGCACTTCCCAATACGCTGTTGCTTCCCGGAATTTCCCGCCGCCGTTAA
- a CDS encoding restriction endonuclease, giving the protein MNAMSIAGPFQGSLFAHDFLQDSVIHLDDWRDISPIELGTFEAFVREVFDAFPSASLPNESQTEDDLIWPILVHLGWTASLRQQNLSAHGRADVPDGLLFPDAEAKARANSFAEEWKRYEFGVAVVESKRWRRPIDRRSGRRGEETAPSTQMLRYLRRVDDLTTGRLRWGILTNGARWRLYYQGARSVSEQFFEMNLAALLGLPGYSDGPLSITRDDRRHWLKVFMLVFRREAFLSGTTDPRTFHQRAIEEGRFYEERVAASLSALVFDQVFPELARAIAANTPESSLPDVREAALVLLYRLLFIFYAEDRDLLPVRNTSYDDYALREKVRGDVGRRKDRGDVFSAQAARYWSAVDDLCRAIDQGDESIGLPPYNGGLFDRPRVPLLNNIRLSDEVMANVIDALSFEQTPNGRRYINYRDLGVQQLGTIYERLIEQEIVRAGREIVVRPNVFARKGSGSYYTPDDLVGLIIKETVEPLVQSRMDAFAAKISDLSTSHLPEDRKIGQLKRVDPAEKLLDLKICDPAMGSGHFLVNLVDHLADRVISAMAEAEALIDDYISPLTERIDVIRNTIIGNAEDRGWTIDAQQLDDRHIVRRMVLKRCVYGVDKNPMAVELAKVALWLHTFTVGAPLSFLDHHLRCGDSLFGSWVRVGIDKAKEQGGPLFLKGPLQRATRAAAPMQIIEGLTDAEIAEAHRSAEVFAEIEAMTTPLDAFLSLVLAFDWLHIRNRDDKNALFAYFTGIFGDPVDIASGTVKVSTEIEGSERFSELLDKAKQIHSEEHFFNWQVTFPGVWSEWEAAELHGGFDAVIGNPPWERMKLQQVEWFAARHPEIAHAQRAADRKRMIAALRDAGDPLASEFERASERAESAVRIARTSGDYPYLSRGDVNTYSLFVERAMTLVAPGGMVGLLTPIGIATDKTSAPFFAKRIRTRSVKVFFAFENRRGWLFPDIHHEEQPSVFVFAESQHHFSDFDFCVRISSWEQFNDSNRRFRVSANLLRRVNPNTGTVPIFRFRRDAELTSAIYSRLPILVDRSTGGEVKAWPVKYKTMFHMTSDSGLFRTRKELDETEGAWHLGANRFASPSGDWMPLYEGKMIQIHNHRYAGVRINPNSISSQGVAVRAGLADLQDPAFVPHPRYWVNATHISEVDRGNWRIGFNHICNTNNARSLIACVVPDAGFGNSLPILSFADGMTEFDLALLVANLCALVCDYVARQKIQSRNLNKYILEQLPLVPPDRYEAVRFGPKTAREIVRAAVLELTYTSHEMAPFACDMGYVDEAGVVKPPFIWNEERRLILRSKLDAVFFHLYGVTNRDDVRHIYSTFPVVKRRETRVHGCYYSRDVCLAWMNALSAGAPDAEINL; this is encoded by the coding sequence ATGAACGCGATGAGCATTGCCGGTCCATTCCAAGGAAGTCTCTTCGCCCATGATTTCCTTCAAGATTCAGTCATTCATCTAGATGACTGGCGGGACATCTCTCCCATTGAACTTGGCACCTTCGAAGCCTTTGTGCGGGAGGTTTTCGACGCCTTTCCAAGTGCCAGTTTACCCAATGAAAGCCAGACGGAAGACGATCTGATCTGGCCTATCCTGGTGCATCTCGGCTGGACCGCGAGCCTGCGGCAGCAAAACCTCTCCGCTCACGGTCGGGCGGACGTGCCCGACGGCCTGCTGTTCCCGGACGCTGAGGCGAAGGCCCGAGCCAACAGCTTTGCCGAAGAATGGAAGCGCTATGAGTTCGGAGTCGCAGTGGTCGAGTCGAAGCGCTGGCGGCGGCCGATTGATCGCCGTTCCGGGCGACGGGGGGAGGAAACAGCGCCGTCGACCCAGATGCTCCGCTATCTTCGTCGTGTGGACGACTTGACCACCGGCAGGCTCCGCTGGGGCATTCTCACGAACGGTGCCCGGTGGCGGCTCTACTATCAGGGAGCCCGTTCCGTCTCGGAACAGTTTTTTGAGATGAATCTAGCGGCGCTTCTCGGACTCCCCGGCTACAGCGACGGGCCATTATCCATCACAAGAGATGATCGCCGCCACTGGCTGAAGGTGTTCATGCTCGTCTTCCGGCGCGAAGCCTTCCTTTCGGGAACGACCGACCCGCGCACGTTCCATCAGCGAGCCATTGAGGAAGGCCGGTTTTACGAGGAACGCGTCGCCGCCAGCCTTTCTGCTCTAGTTTTCGACCAAGTCTTCCCCGAACTTGCCCGTGCCATCGCAGCCAACACGCCCGAGTCATCATTGCCGGACGTGCGCGAGGCCGCCCTGGTTCTCCTCTATCGTCTCCTGTTCATCTTCTACGCCGAGGATCGTGACCTTTTACCTGTACGCAATACGAGTTACGACGACTACGCGCTACGTGAGAAGGTGCGCGGTGATGTCGGGCGACGCAAAGATCGTGGTGATGTCTTCTCCGCACAAGCCGCCCGGTACTGGTCGGCCGTTGACGACCTTTGCCGGGCCATCGATCAAGGAGACGAGTCCATCGGCCTACCACCCTACAACGGCGGGCTTTTCGACCGGCCACGCGTGCCACTGCTCAACAACATTCGGCTCAGCGATGAAGTAATGGCCAATGTCATTGACGCGCTTTCATTTGAGCAAACCCCCAATGGCCGCCGCTACATCAATTATCGCGATCTCGGCGTTCAGCAGCTTGGCACGATCTACGAACGCTTGATCGAACAGGAGATCGTTCGCGCCGGCCGTGAGATTGTCGTTCGCCCGAACGTCTTTGCACGGAAGGGATCTGGCAGCTATTACACGCCCGACGATCTGGTCGGCCTGATCATCAAGGAAACGGTAGAACCACTAGTCCAGTCTCGGATGGACGCCTTCGCTGCTAAGATTTCCGATCTCTCCACGAGTCATCTGCCTGAAGACCGCAAGATAGGTCAATTGAAGCGCGTCGATCCGGCCGAGAAGCTGCTCGACCTGAAAATCTGCGATCCCGCCATGGGTTCAGGACATTTTCTGGTCAACTTGGTGGATCACCTCGCTGATCGAGTGATCTCTGCCATGGCCGAGGCGGAAGCCTTGATTGACGATTACATCTCGCCGTTGACCGAGAGGATCGACGTGATCCGAAACACGATCATAGGCAACGCCGAGGACCGAGGTTGGACCATCGATGCGCAACAACTCGACGACCGGCATATCGTCCGACGCATGGTTCTCAAGCGCTGCGTCTACGGCGTCGACAAGAACCCCATGGCCGTCGAACTGGCCAAGGTCGCGCTCTGGCTACACACGTTCACAGTCGGGGCACCGTTGAGTTTCTTGGATCATCACCTTCGTTGCGGCGATAGTTTGTTCGGTTCATGGGTCCGTGTCGGCATCGACAAGGCGAAGGAGCAAGGCGGCCCACTTTTTTTGAAAGGGCCACTACAACGGGCCACACGGGCTGCGGCTCCCATGCAGATTATCGAGGGACTGACCGATGCCGAGATTGCGGAAGCCCACCGTTCTGCGGAAGTGTTCGCTGAAATCGAGGCGATGACGACGCCATTAGATGCGTTCCTGTCTCTGGTCCTTGCCTTCGATTGGCTTCATATCCGTAATCGCGACGACAAGAATGCGCTTTTTGCATACTTCACCGGAATCTTCGGGGACCCTGTGGACATTGCCTCGGGCACAGTCAAAGTCTCAACGGAGATAGAGGGCAGTGAGCGATTTTCCGAACTGCTTGACAAAGCAAAGCAGATTCACAGTGAAGAACACTTTTTCAATTGGCAGGTGACTTTCCCCGGTGTGTGGTCGGAGTGGGAAGCCGCCGAGCTGCATGGCGGATTCGACGCGGTGATCGGCAATCCACCCTGGGAGCGAATGAAGTTGCAGCAAGTTGAGTGGTTCGCTGCCCGCCACCCTGAGATCGCACACGCGCAGCGGGCCGCTGACCGAAAGCGCATGATCGCCGCGTTGCGCGATGCAGGGGACCCGCTTGCCTCAGAGTTTGAACGTGCGAGCGAGCGGGCCGAGTCCGCTGTCCGGATTGCGCGGACGAGCGGCGATTATCCGTATCTTTCTCGTGGCGATGTGAACACCTACTCTCTGTTCGTGGAGCGGGCGATGACGCTCGTCGCACCCGGTGGCATGGTGGGGCTACTGACCCCAATCGGTATTGCGACGGACAAAACTTCGGCACCGTTCTTCGCTAAACGGATTCGCACTCGTTCCGTGAAGGTGTTCTTCGCTTTCGAGAACCGGCGTGGATGGCTTTTCCCAGATATTCATCATGAGGAACAGCCGTCGGTATTTGTGTTCGCAGAGTCCCAGCACCATTTCTCTGACTTTGATTTCTGTGTCCGCATCTCGTCGTGGGAACAATTCAACGACTCCAATCGACGTTTTCGCGTATCCGCGAATCTCTTGCGACGGGTCAATCCAAACACCGGAACCGTACCGATCTTCCGGTTCCGCCGTGACGCCGAACTGACCTCGGCGATCTACAGCCGCCTGCCGATCCTCGTTGATCGGTCAACGGGCGGGGAAGTTAAGGCATGGCCGGTGAAATACAAGACGATGTTCCACATGACCAGCGACTCCGGCCTGTTCCGCACCCGCAAGGAGCTCGATGAGACGGAGGGTGCATGGCACCTGGGAGCTAACCGCTTCGCCAGTCCTTCCGGTGACTGGATGCCCCTCTACGAAGGCAAGATGATCCAGATTCACAACCACCGCTATGCGGGCGTTCGCATCAATCCCAATAGCATCAGCAGTCAAGGGGTGGCCGTAAGAGCAGGTCTGGCGGACCTCCAAGATCCCGCGTTCGTACCGCATCCGAGGTATTGGGTCAATGCGACCCATATTTCCGAAGTCGATCGTGGAAACTGGCGGATCGGTTTCAACCACATCTGCAATACGAACAACGCACGAAGCCTTATTGCGTGCGTTGTCCCAGACGCTGGATTTGGCAATTCGTTACCGATCCTCTCTTTTGCGGATGGAATGACTGAATTTGATCTCGCTCTGTTGGTCGCGAACCTCTGTGCGCTCGTTTGCGATTATGTCGCTAGGCAGAAGATCCAATCACGGAACCTGAACAAATACATCCTGGAGCAACTCCCACTCGTCCCGCCTGACCGTTACGAGGCCGTCCGCTTCGGCCCCAAAACGGCCAGGGAGATTGTCCGAGCGGCCGTTCTTGAGTTGACCTACACTTCTCATGAAATGGCGCCCTTCGCGTGCGATATGGGTTACGTTGACGAGGCGGGAGTCGTAAAGCCACCCTTCATCTGGAACGAAGAGCGTCGTCTGATCCTGCGCTCCAAGCTCGACGCTGTGTTCTTCCATCTATACGGCGTCACGAACCGCGACGATGTCCGCCATATCTACTCGACCTTTCCCGTCGTGAAACGTCGGGAAACAAGAGTCCACGGCTGCTACTACTCCCGTGATGTTTGCCTTGCCTGGATGAACGCGCTAAGCGCCGGCGCGCCAGATGCGGAGATCAATCTGTGA
- a CDS encoding DUF1501 domain-containing protein — translation MDSHWNSLLGNRVSRREMLRASSCGFGSLALAGLLAEEGVAAVAGDSANPLAQRAPHFTPRAKRIIFLFMHGGPSQVDTFDYKPLLQRDHGKPFPFQRPRVVSSETFNLLKSPWAFKRHGESGQWVSELFPNVAEFVDDLCFIKSMHASNSRHGAALLELHTGSDTFVRPSIGSWLTYGLGSENQDMPGFITICPTQGHGGANNYGSAFLPAPYAGTAVGTSRIEAKNAKIPFITNEQVPRDIQRMHLDFIREMNQHQLAQTGPDRNLEGRIQAFELAFRMQAQAPGLQDLSRESEATRKLYGLDDRMTEDFGRQCLMARRLAEAGVRFVQVSHSYKWDQHRRLRRDHTQNAREVDKPIAGLLRDLKGRGLLQDTLVLWGGEFGRTPVAQGSDGRDHNPQGFTMWMAGGGVKPGFSYGATDDYGYYSVENKVHIHDLHATILHLMGLDHTRLTYRYAGRDFRLTDIHGNVITDIMA, via the coding sequence ATGGACTCACATTGGAATAGTCTGTTGGGGAACCGGGTTTCGCGCCGGGAGATGCTACGGGCCAGCAGTTGCGGCTTCGGCTCCCTGGCCCTGGCGGGCCTCCTGGCCGAGGAGGGCGTGGCCGCGGTTGCTGGGGACTCCGCCAATCCGCTGGCCCAGAGGGCGCCCCATTTCACGCCGCGGGCCAAGCGGATCATCTTCCTCTTCATGCACGGCGGCCCCTCCCAGGTCGATACCTTCGACTACAAGCCCCTGCTCCAGCGGGACCACGGCAAGCCGTTTCCGTTCCAGCGTCCCCGGGTGGTCTCCAGCGAGACCTTCAACCTGCTCAAGTCCCCCTGGGCGTTCAAGCGGCATGGCGAGAGCGGCCAGTGGGTCAGCGAGCTCTTTCCCAACGTGGCCGAGTTCGTGGACGACCTCTGCTTCATCAAGTCCATGCACGCCTCCAACTCCCGTCACGGGGCGGCCCTGTTGGAGTTGCACACCGGCAGCGACACCTTCGTCCGGCCCAGCATCGGTTCCTGGCTCACCTACGGCCTGGGAAGCGAGAACCAGGACATGCCGGGATTCATCACCATCTGCCCCACTCAAGGGCACGGAGGAGCCAACAACTACGGATCGGCCTTTCTGCCCGCTCCCTACGCCGGCACCGCCGTCGGCACCAGCCGAATCGAGGCCAAAAACGCCAAGATCCCCTTCATCACCAACGAACAGGTGCCCCGGGACATCCAGCGCATGCACCTGGATTTCATCCGGGAGATGAATCAGCACCAGTTGGCCCAAACGGGTCCCGACCGGAATCTGGAAGGCCGGATCCAGGCCTTCGAATTGGCGTTCCGGATGCAGGCCCAGGCACCCGGGTTGCAGGATCTCTCGCGGGAATCCGAGGCCACGCGGAAGCTTTACGGCCTGGACGACCGGATGACCGAGGATTTCGGCCGCCAGTGCCTGATGGCCCGCCGTCTGGCCGAGGCCGGCGTCCGCTTCGTCCAGGTGAGTCACAGCTACAAGTGGGATCAGCACCGGCGGCTGCGCCGGGACCACACCCAGAACGCCCGGGAAGTGGACAAGCCCATCGCCGGCCTGCTCCGGGACCTCAAGGGAAGAGGCTTGTTGCAGGACACGCTGGTCCTCTGGGGTGGCGAGTTCGGACGCACCCCGGTGGCCCAGGGCTCCGACGGACGGGACCACAACCCCCAGGGGTTCACCATGTGGATGGCCGGCGGCGGCGTGAAGCCCGGCTTCTCCTACGGCGCCACCGACGACTACGGCTACTACTCGGTGGAAAACAAGGTGCACATCCACGACCTGCACGCCACGATCCTGCACCTCATGGGGCTGGACCATACCCGGCTGACCTACCGCTACGCGGGACGGGATTTCCGGCTCACCGACATCCACGGCAACGTGATTACGGACATCATGGCCTGA
- a CDS encoding dihydrodipicolinate synthase family protein, with translation MSSFRGLYPAVITPMDRDDRLNEEAFRQVLEFNIRAGVHGFWVAGGSGESVLLQPGENRRVAEIAADQCRGRARTIMHVGAATTSAAAGMAKQAARAGVDAVCALPGSFYGAGADESIGYYKAIGAAAGLPLFVYNLPDATGLEFTPDLMKRLQDEVPQLAGLKHSAANFKNVWIFARMGLACFKGFSCLMLPALVEGAVGCVDGPPGVAPEAFLQVWDAYQEGDWTRARRAQDTATEIFGLFDGEYGPYVAVLKELMGRRLGIDCGVPRPPGMPLTREQADRVWNRFRELMPEA, from the coding sequence ATGAGCAGTTTCAGAGGGCTCTATCCGGCCGTCATCACTCCCATGGACCGGGACGACCGGCTCAACGAAGAGGCTTTTCGGCAGGTCCTGGAATTCAACATCCGGGCCGGAGTCCACGGTTTCTGGGTGGCCGGCGGCAGCGGTGAGAGCGTGCTGCTCCAGCCCGGCGAGAACCGGCGGGTCGCCGAGATCGCCGCGGATCAGTGCCGCGGCCGCGCAAGGACCATCATGCACGTGGGCGCGGCGACCACGTCGGCCGCCGCCGGCATGGCCAAACAGGCCGCCCGCGCCGGCGTCGACGCCGTCTGCGCCTTGCCCGGTTCCTTCTACGGGGCGGGCGCGGACGAATCCATCGGCTACTACAAGGCCATCGGCGCGGCCGCCGGCCTGCCCCTGTTCGTCTACAACCTGCCCGACGCCACCGGCCTGGAGTTCACGCCCGATCTGATGAAGAGGCTCCAGGACGAGGTGCCTCAACTGGCCGGTCTCAAGCATTCGGCGGCCAATTTCAAGAACGTCTGGATCTTCGCCCGCATGGGCCTGGCCTGCTTCAAGGGTTTCAGCTGCCTGATGTTGCCGGCCCTGGTCGAGGGAGCCGTGGGGTGTGTGGACGGACCGCCCGGCGTGGCTCCCGAAGCCTTCCTTCAAGTCTGGGACGCGTATCAGGAAGGGGACTGGACGCGGGCCCGGAGGGCGCAGGACACGGCCACGGAGATCTTCGGCCTGTTCGACGGGGAGTACGGCCCCTACGTCGCGGTCCTCAAGGAGCTCATGGGAAGGCGTCTCGGAATCGACTGCGGAGTCCCGCGGCCTCCGGGAATGCCGTTGACCCGAGAGCAGGCGGACCGTGTCTGGAACCGGTTCCGGGAGCTGATGCCTGAGGCCTGA
- a CDS encoding site-specific integrase has product MGIYKVKDRRGRRRFVVSKYWPHGSGRLRMYAPNYRSAQALQTRIESSILDGTWKQLKEELAGGNRTVWTVRSFYERFFEEYCKPRMRSRRRYALSFKSLNAMLGNIPLKEFRRKDLYRYVAKRKKQVQPATVNRDIAAISKLFSYALECGEVDTHPLVRFPKLKEPRKVFRPLTVQQFRDLVEAMDNPYLQAMVAVIGETGIRKGEALSLTWKRVDLSRRLLWVEFTKDDEPREIPLSKYAAGYLARLPRYLNTSYVFVNSRTGTRWVNPDKPLHRAAERVGLKVGFHDLRRFRCSHWLMQGVDVRTVQKLMGHSAISTTMRYAGYVSSHALASIREAQANEDSQSQQATNRQRVINKVE; this is encoded by the coding sequence ATGGGCATCTATAAGGTGAAGGATCGCCGGGGGAGACGACGTTTCGTCGTCAGCAAGTACTGGCCGCATGGATCCGGTCGGCTCCGAATGTACGCCCCCAACTACCGGAGCGCACAGGCGCTTCAAACACGAATCGAGTCCAGCATCCTGGACGGCACATGGAAGCAGCTCAAGGAGGAGCTCGCCGGCGGGAACCGTACCGTCTGGACGGTCCGGAGCTTCTACGAGCGATTTTTCGAGGAGTATTGCAAACCTCGCATGCGCTCCCGGCGTCGCTATGCGCTCTCGTTCAAGAGCCTCAACGCCATGCTGGGGAACATTCCCCTGAAGGAGTTCCGCCGCAAGGACCTGTACCGCTACGTCGCCAAGAGGAAGAAGCAAGTGCAGCCGGCCACGGTGAACCGCGACATTGCCGCCATCAGCAAGCTGTTTTCCTACGCGCTGGAGTGCGGAGAGGTGGACACGCACCCGCTGGTGAGATTCCCCAAACTCAAAGAACCCAGGAAGGTCTTCCGGCCCTTGACGGTTCAACAGTTCCGCGACCTGGTCGAGGCGATGGACAACCCTTACCTGCAAGCCATGGTTGCGGTGATCGGCGAGACGGGGATTCGGAAAGGCGAAGCGTTGTCGCTCACCTGGAAACGGGTGGACCTATCCCGGAGGCTGCTATGGGTGGAATTCACCAAGGACGACGAGCCGAGGGAGATTCCGCTCTCGAAGTACGCTGCTGGATACCTGGCCAGGCTTCCACGTTACCTGAACACCTCATACGTCTTTGTCAACAGCAGAACAGGGACAAGATGGGTGAATCCGGACAAGCCGCTACATCGAGCCGCCGAGAGGGTGGGTTTGAAGGTCGGTTTTCACGATCTGAGGCGATTCCGGTGCAGCCATTGGCTGATGCAGGGGGTGGACGTGAGGACGGTGCAGAAGTTGATGGGGCACTCGGCCATCAGCACGACGATGCGCTACGCAGGGTACGTCAGTTCTCATGCGCTTGCCAGCATACGGGAGGCACAGGCTAACGAAGACTCACAATCGCAACAGGCAACAAACAGGCAACGGGTAATAAACAAGGTGGAATGA
- a CDS encoding phage Gp37/Gp68 family protein, with amino-acid sequence MASKSAIEWTDATWNPVTGCTKVSRGCDNCYAERLSERFRGTPGHPFESGFDLTLRPERLSQPLSWKRPRRIFVNSMSDLFHNRIPTKFIDRVFETMESADQHVYQVLTKRSSLMKNYLLQRYDGSATPRHIWCGVSVEDHKATARIQHLKTAPITIRFLSIEPLLGPVGEIDLQGISWVIVGGESGPKARPMELRWVLDIRDMCKQSGVDFFFKQWGGRTPKAGGRKLEGIEHNAMPGYP; translated from the coding sequence ATGGCGAGCAAATCCGCAATCGAATGGACTGATGCAACTTGGAACCCGGTAACCGGCTGCACTAAAGTCTCTCGCGGTTGCGACAATTGTTATGCTGAGCGCCTTTCCGAGCGGTTCCGCGGCACACCCGGGCATCCATTTGAGAGCGGGTTTGATCTTACGCTTCGCCCAGAGCGCCTTTCCCAACCGCTTTCGTGGAAACGACCGAGAAGGATCTTCGTCAATTCGATGAGCGACCTGTTTCACAACAGAATTCCAACAAAGTTCATCGATCGTGTTTTTGAGACGATGGAGTCTGCTGACCAGCATGTGTATCAGGTGCTCACGAAGCGAAGCTCACTGATGAAGAATTACCTGCTACAAAGGTACGATGGCAGCGCGACGCCGCGCCATATCTGGTGCGGAGTGTCCGTTGAAGATCACAAGGCAACCGCCAGGATTCAACACCTTAAGACGGCTCCGATCACCATTCGTTTTCTTTCCATCGAACCGCTTCTCGGCCCTGTGGGAGAGATTGATCTGCAAGGGATTTCCTGGGTCATCGTCGGCGGGGAGAGCGGCCCGAAGGCACGCCCCATGGAACTACGCTGGGTCCTTGATATCAGGGATATGTGCAAACAAAGTGGAGTTGACTTTTTCTTCAAACAATGGGGGGGGCGTACGCCGAAGGCGGGCGGACGCAAGCTTGAGGGCATTGAGCATAACGCCATGCCTGGTTACCCTTGA
- a CDS encoding S24 family peptidase, producing the protein MPICISSFLDPGSSPWEESYHGSRESTLAVMMIRSASLRNVPMALPEGCVTPVDHNRRRRLRGHFYVVRKSDGLVVKRSVIDDSGNWLLVSDHPAWEPETWGEDEVIGKVKWMTGEL; encoded by the coding sequence ATGCCCATATGCATCTCCTCCTTTCTGGATCCGGGTTCTTCGCCGTGGGAAGAATCGTACCACGGTTCCAGAGAATCGACTCTGGCCGTAATGATGATCAGATCGGCCAGTTTGCGAAATGTGCCGATGGCCTTGCCGGAAGGCTGCGTGACCCCGGTCGACCACAACCGGAGGCGACGGCTGCGAGGACATTTCTATGTGGTTCGCAAGAGCGATGGCTTGGTCGTCAAGCGATCCGTGATCGACGATTCAGGCAACTGGCTGCTGGTCAGCGATCACCCGGCTTGGGAGCCCGAGACATGGGGCGAGGACGAGGTAATCGGGAAAGTCAAGTGGATGACAGGGGAACTGTGA